tattgTTACTTATCTTTACATATGATTATTCCCTAGGACTGTCGTCTACCCGAATGTGGTTGTATCGAGGGTTACGTAAGAAATAATGGTACCTGTATTTCGCCGGATTGTTGTCCGCAAAATTCGACTTGTGGGCTATATGAAGAACTCAAACCTTGCGGAGCGTGTGATGGTACTTGTAAAAAACCACATCCGATGTGTACTAAGGTgagtttcattaatttaataaatttttaatagtgaaaatataaatccattggtattaaattttacatattcattattttttagatatgtCGTCAACCTGAATGTGGTTGTATAAAGGGCTACGTTAGAAACAACAAAATGTGTGTGCCTATGTCAGAGTGCCCTATCAAATGCAATAAATAATCTACCAAGAAATATTACACTgtcatatttatattaaatatcgacggtctaattagcaatttgtctcttataactccttattttttagagggtgattttttaacattttgatgtagcaataatccaattataaattatttgaatgatttaaacctaaatattatatctctattagatattaatgatattaaatggtttgttaaagtgataataaattttgaactaattgtttttttcgtaccAATAGAAGATTCtataaaatggagttagacaatttgctaattagaacatcgatataattttctaataatagcTATATGTAATAATTACTCATGTtcatttacataaaataaataaacaaacttttccgtttcaataatattttctttgttttttcttctcaaaaatttcatctgctgtttattaataaaacatacTGCATGGTTAATTTCAATTGTATTTATTCGCATGCTTGATATTTTgttatctatataaatattaaaaaaaaaaattttcttggtaaCAACCACAATGACAATATATTATGTTTAATTATATCGTAGAAAAACAGGATAAAACTCAATATAAAGGCTAACTCAGTGGTTAATTGTTGCTAATGTCAATAACGCTCTTATCTTTACATAAATAAAGCTGCTAATAATTTGTTTACTTGAAACAAATTGGTATAGAAGACTTTTAAACTAGAGTTGTTTTATCAGACTTATTCGTAGGTTTGTACGCGTCTTTTCAAGTTAGAAATAACTATGGCTCAATTTTTGTTGATCAGCGTTGTCCTCGTAGCTGCTCTGGTTGTTTGTAAGAaattaatcatcaattattcgaatatttattgaatgattCCTTGGatattaaatatgtaaaattttttaaggtgtCAATGCTAACACTGGTCCAAAGTGTTATGGTCAAAATGAAGAGTGGTACGGATGCGGTGCATGTGACAGTAAGTGTGGAATTAAAGTCAGTTGTGTGCAAGTAAGTTgataattacataattattatttttaataatttattattaatactatttactatttttgatatattttagtCGTGTAGAGAAGGATCTTGCGGTTGTAAGCGCGGTTACGTAAGGAATAATGGGGTCTGTATTTGGGAACAAAGTTGTCCTAAATCTCCGAAGTGTGGGCCAAATGAAGAGATAAAAGGATGTGGAGCGTGTGATAATACTTGTAAAGAAAGAAATATGATGTGTACCATGGtgaatttcattaatttttttaattatttacagtgaaaatataaatcttttgatattaaattttatatcttctaGGATTGTCGCCAACCCGAATGTGGTTGTATAAAGGGGTTCTATAGAAACGATGACCTAAAGTGTGTGTCCCTATTACAGTGCCCCATCGAACCTAAACAATAATCTACCAAGCAATGATATAATGTCGTGTTTATATGAAACTAGAATTGAATATATGCGCGCATGCACGAACTTGAATTCAGAGTTTGCACATATTTttatgcttatgatatatttgaccaatcacattatgaataaattggtttcatatatatttcatctcaattttatatcaggatatttttttttttatggttatTTTAGTAATTGTTTCTTAAGgtttatgtaaaataaataaattttcaaaacttccgttacaaaaaaaaattacttgttttttattttcaaaaatttcacctTTTCTAATCTAATcctatacattattattacggtcaaaattctaattatttaaaaattttatattcattcgagtgaaataaatagaatttttaatgacaaaaataaaaactttgtttaatattttcaaaaatattatccgtcccaaagaataaataaaatgcattattaattttgattaaacaTACAAAactaggataattaaaaaatgtaatttcatCTGTCCAGCGGTAACTGTCCTTGGTATTATATCAtgagatattaatattaaattgtcACACGAAAAAGTACTCTAATTACTtgaggaaaataatttttccgtGTGACATAAATTATacgatgataataataaggacCATGAAAATGtgaatcataataaattttccgaGTTGACATACCTCTGCGTATGGTGTGACGTAGAAATAGTAATTatgaatgataattataataataactcaCAACTATGagagtaattatttttgtgtatGAACTGATAGTAAAAATGGTATATAGGCAGTAGCAACTTCAAATTATCGTTATTTTAATGTAAGTGAATGCATAAATAATTCTATTGACGCAATGTCGcgatttttattagtaaaaatatttttgacattttcCTTAATCGGTGTTtgtaagttattaaaaaattttaatattaccctgaataaaaaaaaagtattgagacaaagaaaaaagtattgaaaagtattgaattgactagaaaaccaatacttttcaatacttttttctttgtctcaatactttttttttatcagggtagatttgaattaataataacaataactcatttttttaatttaaagatgTCAAAGCTAATGAAGGCTGTCATGAAGACTGCGGTGAAAATGCCTTCTGTAATTCCTGTGGTAATCATTGTGAACAATTTTGCTCGAATGACCACCAAAAACCTTGTACAAAGGTACGTTtgattattcataaaaatttttataaattagtgagaatatttttttgtttcacaGATTTGCCTTCCTCAAGCTTGTCAGTGcgaagaaaattttgtaagaGATGAATTAACTAACAAGTGTGTCCTCAAAGAAAATTGTTCTTCAGGATAAATgattgatatgaaaattgtaattattaaatttatgttacaGTTAGAATGAGCTAgtctcattattattattatacaaaataaattatgttgtaactgaaaatttaaataatttttttcctttttcaaCCGaagtggaaaaattaaaaacgctggaaattttaattatagtttttttatatttgaaatttatagaGTGAGTTTTTATTGATCGGcaaatttgttgttaaaataTTGTGAGGGAATATGATCAGTAAACATttactatatattgaaaataaatacagGCTTTGGATTGATATTTACACAAGCGTTGCAGAGATTTATTATTCAGaacttttaacaaaaaaatattttaactatttgaaGTCagcagcttaaaaaaaatattgttcaaaCTTTGTGTTGTTATGTATGTATCCATTATGGATGTATCcatgtcattttttaagtcaacgaacaaataaataaatttatctgttCAATAAGGAAAGAAACTATCATtcttaaaaagatatttataataaatcgaAGTAATTGATAGATCAATTGTCCAAGTCGACCATGTCACGATTTTTGTTagcatcaatatttttaatcgcttcaatgtcaataattgaaaTCTGTGAGTTGATAAggttttgttttttgttaattttgttttatataatttaaacttCTATGCtttatagttataatttattctgaCTTTTAAGGTGCCAGAAAGAGAACTTGCGATAAGAAATGCGCCGCACACGAGATGTGCAATCTTTGTGGAAACCATTGTGAAGTTAAATGTTCAGAATGGCCCGTCAAACCATGTCTCAGGGTAAACTCTACATAGATTGAATTgaacttaatatttttgattttagtaaaaaaatttttgatttaaggaaattttacttgattcaagaatttttcgtctttattcaagacaattaccctcttcaaaattatgttcttggttcaagaatttttctcttaaatcaagttaacttttttttcagtgtatgttCATACGCTTACATAATAATTAGTGCataaaagtttataatatgttaagaattatttaatttcgtTTTTAGATTTGTGCTCCTCCGACTTGCGTGTGCAAAAAAGGTCTTTACAGAGATGATCACACTGAGAAATGTGTTCCACATAATAAATGTTCAGTGCATTCGAAGAACTGACCCTACTATTAACACggagtatttaaaatatttaaacattaccatttaaaaaaagtttcgagacttgaaatattttcaaaatttatcacttgtaataatatttacaagtaaATCTTCAATGCTTAgataaatgtttttatattttaattggtGATAAtgaaatgcaattttttattacaataaaaaatattcattttattatttatattttcataattgttaattttattctggatgatcaaataaattttcaaaaaataattattgattgaagaataaaaattttaatataaaaaatatgaagtaCTTGACAATGGCGTGGAATTATTCTTTGCACGCGTTCGTGACAGATACCGATAAATAAAAGATCGGAGAGATTGCGCGTTGTTTATTGCAGTAACTGGCGCACAtccttattatttattgttcattATTCTTTTATATCACCTATCACACATGATTAAGTACGATAATGTTGTTGTTCATACCTTACCAACTAATTGTTTACACAGGAAAAAAAAACGCAGATAATAATGATTCATTACAATCAAACTTACGTAATAAAAAGTTTCCTCGTTATTTATCATTACTATACAGTTACAACTGTCTTTAAATTAAGTGTATCAGTAATCATAACCATagttgaactttttttataatcatacaattaataaaatattttcactttattttaatagttatcAACTATACTtctaatgttaataattctttaataatagtaagtttatttaaaatataataaagtaaataatttttttttctaaatgtaataaataatttgtagaAGTTTctctataattaataaaagatcaTATTGTGTAGATATGTGTGCATTATgactcaaaatttaatatttgattataaaacatgataattattttttttattttttataactgatAGTTCtttcaaagtaattaaatatctatttttatttaatcctcTGACGTATAAAAGTCGCGTGTAGTTTGTCTAGCTATCAGTTGAGTAATTGCAGAGGTACACAAACAAGTTTTAtttgtgtaaataaaatataaaatgacacgagcattaatttatattttcgttGTTGCTTTTGTCATTTGTGAGTAAcattctatttaataaaaataataataaaaaataatagttaataattggaaaattttcaggtaCTACAATGGCTCAAGAATGTGGCGAAAATGAAAGATACTATTCTTGTGGATCGTGTGACACAAAATGTAGCGACCCAGGACCGATGGCTTGTACCGATGTAAGCAttgtgattaaatttaaataattgttcatTATTGTTacttataaacttttttaggATTGTCGTCCTGGAAAATGTGGTTGCAATGCCGGTTACATCAGAGATGATAAGAGTGGAAAATGTATAGAGCCAGAAAATTGTtcgtgaataataaaattattttaaaataaataaaagttattatagcaattaacttttcttgaattattttattctatgaTAATATTATGGTGACttaattgaattattcaaCACATGTTAATTGAAGTATtcaattaatgtttttatttagtCTGAAGGTTCTGCTTgctctaaaaatatttatttggcaTAGGTAATTATGGGTTTCTACCGCACTGGAATTCACTGTGTAAACCAGAGGAAATCTGTGAGTTTCTCATCATCGTTTTCGTTTATCTAGGGTTGGGGAGACTAGAGACCGATCATTGAGTTAAAGCATATGCCATACGTATGTAcctaaattgttaaataatctAATTAAGTAATATATTGTTCGCATGCTGTTTAAtgttcataattttattcactattaataataacaataataaaaaaaaattaggaaagcggttgaccctaaaggccatcgctgcaacttcccgctacctccatacctaagtgctcaaaaattcacttattttttaagctcttcgagctcaaaaatataatttttgtgtaattttgagctctccgagctcaaataaatcgctgtt
This genomic interval from Cotesia glomerata isolate CgM1 linkage group LG1, MPM_Cglom_v2.3, whole genome shotgun sequence contains the following:
- the LOC123269980 gene encoding chymotrypsin/elastase isoinhibitors 2 to 5 isoform X2, with the protein product MSRFLLVKIFLTFSLIGVYVKANEGCHEDCGENAFCNSCGNHCEQFCSNDHQKPCTKICAPPTCVCKKGLYRDDHTEKCVPHNKCSVHSKN
- the LOC123269980 gene encoding chymotrypsin inhibitor isoform X3, yielding MSRFLLVKIFLTFSLIGVYVKANEGCHEDCGENAFCNSCGNHCEQFCSNDHQKPCTKICLPQACQCEENFVRDELTNKCVLKENCSSG
- the LOC123269980 gene encoding chymotrypsin/elastase isoinhibitors 2 to 5 isoform X1, translated to MSRFLLASIFLIASMSIIEICARKRTCDKKCAAHEMCNLCGNHCEVKCSEWPVKPCLRICAPPTCVCKKGLYRDDHTEKCVPHNKCSVHSKN